The window CGGGGCTTTGGCGGCCGAGACGCTGGCCCGCGCGGTGGCGCGCGGCGTCTTCGAAGCCCGCGCCCTGCCCGTCCCCGGCGCCGCCCCGAGCTGGCGCGACCGCTTCGCCGCGGCCTGATACAGCGGCCGGACCGCCACACGAGGATCAGACCATGTCGACCCGCGAACCCCTGCTGCGCACCGTGCCCATCGCCGAGCTCCGGCCGACGCAGGTCACGGTCGGCTATCGCGAGGTGGCGGAGAAGCGCCGCGACTGGGCCGAGCGGGCGGAGGGCGACCGCGCGGAATGGCTCGGACGGCACATGATCCCCGTGCTGCTCGGCCCCAAGAAGCGCTCCTACGTGATCGACCACCACCACCTCACGCGCGCGCTGCTGGAGGAGGGCTGCGAGGGCGTGCTGGTCAACGTCGTGGCCGACCTCAGCATGCTCGACAAGGACGCCTTCTGGGTCTTCGCCGACAACCGCGGCTGGTGCCACCCCTACGACTCGG is drawn from Lichenibacterium dinghuense and contains these coding sequences:
- a CDS encoding ParB-like protein, with amino-acid sequence MSTREPLLRTVPIAELRPTQVTVGYREVAEKRRDWAERAEGDRAEWLGRHMIPVLLGPKKRSYVIDHHHLTRALLEEGCEGVLVNVVADLSMLDKDAFWVFADNRGWCHPYDSEGRRAGFADIPRSIADLADDPYRSLAGALRRAGGYAKETVPFTEFMWADALRRRIRRRDVEESFSGALLRALEFAKSRDARYLPGWCGPNDGS